The DNA sequence GGTGGGCAGCAGTCACGGCTCGACTTCGACAAGTCCGAGATCACCATCGGGCGTATGAAGGGCAATGATATTGTCCTGCCTAAGGGCAACGTCTCCAAGCAGCACACGCGTATCGTGCTGCGAGATAGCGCGTTCTTTATTGTCGACCTCAAGAGCACCAATGGGACCTACGTCAACGGGCGCAAGGTCACCAGCGAGCAGCCGGTCAGCGACGTCGACAAGATCTACATCGGCGACTTTATCCTACAGCTGGAGCAGGCCGGCGCAGCGCTGCCTCCGGGACCGCCGCGCCCGCCCCAGGGGCGGCCGCTCACCACGCCGCCGCAGCCCCCTCAGCCCCCTGCAGGACACGCCGGGGGACGGCACTTCCCTACGGTCATGGACACCCCCCAGGGGCAGTCAGGGTTGGGCGGCGTTGTGCCAGGCGGCTCTCAGCCCTTTCCGGGAACCTCGCAATCAGGCATGGGAACGCCCCCCGCGGGCGTTCAACCGCCGGTGCCGCGCTCAAGCTCGGTCCCCGGCGCGCCGATCATGCCCCCCGCGATGCCCACGCCTCCGCCGGGCAACGAACTCCGTCAGACCTACGCTGATCTGGGGCCGCAACATCATGTCGGAGACGACATCCTGGAAGTTGCTCCCGAGGTTGAACCCATTCTCGAAGACGAGCGCGTTACCGGCGAAGGGGCCGCGGTAGGCTACGAAGAGGTGGATCCCTTTGACGTGGCCGCGACGCCCACCCCGGCGCCGGTCTCGAATCAAGCAATCGCGCCGCCGATTGAGTTCGACACCCCGGTTCTCGACGCGTCGACGCCTGCGATTCCCCATGACGATGTCGTTGAGACTCCCGGGGCTGCTGGAATTCGGCCCCTGGCCGCCCGTCTGTCTCTGGAAGATGAATTCGACGCCGAGTTCCATCAAATCCAACGCGACGTGGCCCACGCCTTCTTTGATGGCCTCGGTGACGAAGAGCTCCCCTTGAGCTATCCGCCCGAAGAGGGCGAACGCGCGCGCTATGAGAACCGCATCGACGAAGCGATCGAGGCGGTCGAGCCGCAGTGCGACCGGGAAGCGCTCATCGAGTTGATGCTCAGCGAAGCGGTGGGACTGGGGCCGGTCGAAGGCTACCTGGACGACCCGGAAGTTCAGGCGATTTATGTCAACCGTTACGACAAGATCGTCCTGCGCCGAGCGGGCAAACTTGTCGTCGCGCCTCGCGCCTTCAGCCACCCAGACTTTTTGACGCTGGCTGCGCGCCGACTTCTTGGACCGCAGGACGGCCTCTCGCCAAGCGATGAAGTTCGCTTTGGTGACGGCACGCGCGTTCATATCGTGATGCCGCCGCTGGCTGTCGATGGTCCGGTACTGACCATCCGCAAGCCCAACCGCTACCAGCCCTCGCTGAAAGAGCTGGCGGCCCAGGGCGCCATGAGCGCAGGTATCGCCGAATTTCTTCGCAGAGCCGTGGAGGCCGGACGCTCCATCGTGATCGCCGGCCCGACCAGTTCGGGCAAAACCACCTTGCTGGGAGCC is a window from the Lujinxingia litoralis genome containing:
- a CDS encoding ATPase, T2SS/T4P/T4SS family, which produces MFSVTISEKGGQQSRLDFDKSEITIGRMKGNDIVLPKGNVSKQHTRIVLRDSAFFIVDLKSTNGTYVNGRKVTSEQPVSDVDKIYIGDFILQLEQAGAALPPGPPRPPQGRPLTTPPQPPQPPAGHAGGRHFPTVMDTPQGQSGLGGVVPGGSQPFPGTSQSGMGTPPAGVQPPVPRSSSVPGAPIMPPAMPTPPPGNELRQTYADLGPQHHVGDDILEVAPEVEPILEDERVTGEGAAVGYEEVDPFDVAATPTPAPVSNQAIAPPIEFDTPVLDASTPAIPHDDVVETPGAAGIRPLAARLSLEDEFDAEFHQIQRDVAHAFFDGLGDEELPLSYPPEEGERARYENRIDEAIEAVEPQCDREALIELMLSEAVGLGPVEGYLDDPEVQAIYVNRYDKIVLRRAGKLVVAPRAFSHPDFLTLAARRLLGPQDGLSPSDEVRFGDGTRVHIVMPPLAVDGPVLTIRKPNRYQPSLKELAAQGAMSAGIAEFLRRAVEAGRSIVIAGPTSSGKTTLLGALTRVVPQSARLIAIEEHSTLSMDAPTSLRLEANPAHGFDMRYLLRSAIAMHPQRIVLDECRGSEAYDWVTAAASGTEGSMLTLHGSSASDALGRLESLSLLGAAELSPRGLREHVARSVNLVVVLNTTVEGGFRVQQISEVQGVDLDTFRLGDVFYYRVEGGAGEFYPTGYIPMFYEDLRHAGVDVDLGIFRE